A segment of the Flavobacteriales bacterium genome:
TCCTTGTGCGACCAATCCTCCAGCATATAGAGCGAAAACACCAATCGAAATCCGTCAGGCAGCAGCGACAAATTTTCTTTAATCATCTCCGCCGTACAACCATCCGGAACAGCCGATTCCGATTCATTTACTTCCTCGTCCCTAAATTCAGTGTGATCATTTAAATCAGCAAAAACCATTTTTCGTTTTTTTGCCGCATTAATACTTTTATTCACTACAATCCGCTTCAGCCAGGAACCGAATGAAGAATCACCTCTAAACTTATCTATCCCAATAAATGCCTCCGTGAAAGCCTCCTGAAGAATATCTTCACTCTCTTCACGATTAAGCAGGATGCGATAACTCACGTTATACATCGCTTTGGCGTAAAGGCGATAGAGTTCAAACTGGGCAGACCTCTCCCCTTTGCGGCAGCCTTCTACCAAATGATCGTGAATATGGATCTCTGTTGGGTTCACTGATGCAAAAATGCTAAAACCTGCCGAATTTTAAACCGAAATTTGCCGACCAACCACTCAATTCATTCCCAATTGCACTTCCGAAATATCCATCACTTACAAAACGATAAGAAGCACCGGCATGAAAACGCATCCATTTAAACACATTCAATTCAAGATTTACCCCCGGTTCTGCAATAAAAAATGCATCTCCAAAATAATTTTCCCAATCGGTATTTCCGAAATTGTAATAGTAACCCATATACGAAGGACGCAATCCCGCTCCTCCGGCTCCAATTAAAACCGGAAACGTTAAGTGAACCAATGAGCGGGAAAAAATCACAGGTTCAACCAATAATCCGCCATATCCTAAATCATAATAATAACGATGTCCGTTTTGATCCACCAAATTACTTTGTACCGGACTCACTAATCCGTAACCTGCAAATCCAATGTTTAAACGATGATTAAAAACCAATGAAACTTCTGCACCTGTCATCCAGGAATATTGTTCATTGATCACCGAAGGTTTATTGGATAAACCAATGTAAAAACCAATTGGTGTTCCTTTCTTAAATAAGGTTTGATCTTGTTCCTGATCATACCGCATTTTTTTCACTTTGGTGCTATCCCCATTCGAGGCATTTGCAAGCAACACCGAAAAACTAAAGATGAATACGAGAATTTTTTTCATGTTCTTTTTTTTAATTCATGTGAATAAGTTGACCGGAACCTGTAATGTTACTTTGAAGCACAGAAGGAGTTCCCCAATAATAAACGTCACCGCTACCGGTGATGGAAACCGTTAAGGTATCGGAAACCGAAATCCGGATATCGCCACTACCTGTAGATGTTATGGACGATTTTACCGTATTGAGATCTTTAAAATTTAAATCGCCCGAACCTTTTAATTGAATGGCTAATTGAGGAACGGCTCCGTTAAAATAAATATCTCCTGAACCTTGA
Coding sequences within it:
- a CDS encoding sigma-70 family RNA polymerase sigma factor; its protein translation is MNPTEIHIHDHLVEGCRKGERSAQFELYRLYAKAMYNVSYRILLNREESEDILQEAFTEAFIGIDKFRGDSSFGSWLKRIVVNKSINAAKKRKMVFADLNDHTEFRDEEVNESESAVPDGCTAEMIKENLSLLPDGFRLVFSLYMLEDWSHK